The DNA segment AAATATTCATTTGATCTTAAACTAACTTTTATTTTATCTTCGGCCATTTCCTTAAAAAGAACTCCCACTTCTACTCCTTTAACACTTCTTATAGAATTAACTAATCCTTCAGTATCATCCCAATCGGCTTGGAAATGATTTAAATCTTTTTGGCTAACACTGGCCCAAGAAATATTTTCTTCTCCTGCTAAGTGTAAATTAGATAATACACTTCCTTTTAACTTCAATCCACTATAATTTTCGTTTTCATATACTTCCCGAATAATTTTTTCAGTATCAATGCCTAATTCTAACATATCAGCAATAATTCGATGAGCTTTAGAAGTAGTATTCGAAAACTTAAAATTACCAGTATCAGTAATAATTGCTGCTGCAATAGCAATTCCAAAATCTCTTTTAAAGTTAGCACCAAGTTCTACTGCCAAATCATAGATTAATTCTCCAGTCGATGATACTGTTGAATCAACATAATTATAGCTACCGTATTCTTGATTGTCATCATGATGATCAATATTAATTATTTTACTATCTTCTGAAATCAAATTGACTACATTTCCAGTTCGATCTAGATCACCACAATCTACTACAAATACTAAATCATAATCAATTCTATTCTCAGTTTTATCAAATTCATCATATAAATATATATCTTCAGTCCCTGATAAGAATTTTAAATACTCAGGTACTGAATCATCTAATACAAGATCAATCTTATCAGCATAAAGCTGAAGTATATATTTTAGCCCTAATAGCGATCCAATTCCATCACCGTCAGGGCTAACATGAGTAGTTAACAAGAAATTATCACATTTATCTACAGAATTAAGTATGTTTTTATACTTTTTCATAATTACTCATTCCTCTTGACCTGTCTCTTTTTCATCCTGATTTAAATCTTTCAGAATTTCAAAGATTCTAGCACCTCGTTCAATTGAATCATCATATCGAAATAGAATCTCTGGAGTATGGCGCAATCTTATTCTTTGACCTAGTTCCCGCCGTACATATCCAACAGCATTCTTAAGGCCTT comes from the Sporohalobacter salinus genome and includes:
- a CDS encoding DHH family phosphoesterase, which produces MKKYKNILNSVDKCDNFLLTTHVSPDGDGIGSLLGLKYILQLYADKIDLVLDDSVPEYLKFLSGTEDIYLYDEFDKTENRIDYDLVFVVDCGDLDRTGNVVNLISEDSKIINIDHHDDNQEYGSYNYVDSTVSSTGELIYDLAVELGANFKRDFGIAIAAAIITDTGNFKFSNTTSKAHRIIADMLELGIDTEKIIREVYENENYSGLKLKGSVLSNLHLAGEENISWASVSQKDLNHFQADWDDTEGLVNSIRSVKGVEVGVLFKEMAEDKIKVSLRSNEYFAVNEFAHQFEGGGHPRAAGCTIMASLAEVEEKVISKLESELGFNN